CCGCCGGTTGAACTCGCGCGCCACCCCCCATTGCTTGCCCGGCCGTGTGGTCGTGCGCGCGCGAATGATCACCGATGACTCGGCAAAACGGTCCAATCCCAGTATCTCCAGCGGCTCGATGATCTCCCGCCCGTACTCTGGATCCTCGCGTAACGACGCATCCACCTCTTTCATCACCTCCAGCGCCCGGTCCACATCCTGCGAGTAGGTGATGCCGACTTCAAAAAGATAGCGTGAATAATCCTTGGTCATATTGGTAACCGTATCGATAACGCCGTTGGGGATGAAATGAACGTTGCCTGACACATCGCGTAACACCGTCATCTTCAGGCTTACCTTTTCCACCGTACCGTTCTTGCCCGCCACCTGCACCACATCTCCCACGCGGATCTGGTCCTGAGCCAGGATGAAAAAGCCGTTGATGATGTCCTTGATCAGGCTCTGTGCGCCAAAGCCCACAGCCAAACCGACGATACCGGCCGCAGCCAGTACCGGCCCGATCTCGATGCCCAGTTCGCTCATCACGGTGATCGAGGCCACTGCCACCAGCAATACGTTCAAGGTGTGACGGATCACCAACCCCAGCGTTTCGGCCCGCTTGCTGGCCTCGATATCCAGCTCTTTGTTCTCCACCAGACCGGCCAGCTTGCGCGACAGGGTCCGGATCAGCCTGAGGATAAAAACAGTGATGAGAATGATGATAAAGATGCGGATGCCGGAGCGCAACGCCGTCATGGTCAATTCAGAAGTCCAATTGAGATACTTTTCCATAATGGCACTTTCATCAGGTTAGATGATCGATTAAAATTTGTATGAGTGAGAAAGCAATAAGTTAATAAATATGATAGCCATTCCGCCGGCAAAACGCAAGAAAATTATCCCCATCGCATCATCCCGCTTCCCCGGACTTAATCCTTGCTTTTAGATCTTACAATCAATATTTTACCAGGACAAAGGGATTCGGCGATCCTATTGGCCGGCAGACCCCACGCCAGCCGGCCAAGGCCCGCCTTCCCCCACTCAGGTCATCAGTCATTAAAGGAAACGGATGAAATGATGAAAAAATTTTTACTCCAGGGGATGTTTTTTCTGATCACTTTTTGGCTGTTGTCAGGCTGCATGAAAAAAACCGAACTGCGCTTGGGGCAGGCGCCGATCAAGGACCTTTTGGCTGCCATGACGCCGGAAGAAAAAATCGGCCTCACTGTAGGCGAAGGAAAATTTTTACCCGCCGTGGACATGAAAACCATCGAGCAGGGCACGGGCATCATCATCGCCAACCAAAACGCCAACATGGTAATCCCCAGACTCGGCATCTGGTCTTTAGCCCTGACCGATGGCCCCTCGGGCGTCAATCGCGATCCGCGTCCGGCCGGCGCCAAAGAACCTTCCTACACCACCTCTTTTCCCACCTCCACCTGCCTGGCCGCGACCTGGAACCTGGCCCTGGCGGAAAAGGTGGGCCAAGCCATCGGCAACGAGGTGCTGGAGTATGACTATGACGTAATCCTTATGCCCGCACTGAACCTTCATCGCAATCCCAAATGCGGACGCAATTTCGAATACTATTCCGAAGATCCGCTGCTCTCCGGAAAAATGGCCGCGTTCATGGTCAAAGGCGTGCAGAGCAACGGCGTCGGCGCCACGCTGAAACATTTCCTCGCCAACAATCAGGAGAGCAATCGAAGAAACTATAACGCCGTGATCAGCCAACGCGCCCTGCGCGAGATCTATCTGCGCGGTTTCGAGATCGCGGTCAAAGAAGGCAAACCAAATTATATCATGACCTCCTACAACCGACTGAACGGTTTTTATACTGCGGAAAATCCCGAACTGCTGCAGGACCTCGTGCGCCGGGAATGGGGCTTTCAGGGCGTGTTCATGACCGATTTCGACGGCTATGGCAGCGCCCTGGCCAAAGTGCGCGCAGGCAACAACATGCTCATGGGCGGCAATATGGATGAGGTCAATGAACTCAAGGCCGCACTCAAGGCCAGAACCCTGGACGAGAGCACGCTGGATAAAAATCTCACTTATAACCTGCAAATGAAACTACAATCGCCCCGGGCCAAAGGCTGCAAGCCTTCGTTCAAGCCCGATCTCGCCGCACACGCGCAGGTCGCCCGCGAAGCAGCCGCAGAAGGCATGGTTCTGCTCAAGAACCAAGACAACACCCTGCCGATGGACAAGGCGAAGACTGTAGCGGTCTTTGGCAAGATCTCTTACTATCTGATCGAAGCGGGGACCGGAAGCGGGGGGGTCCGCGGCAACGCCTATGCGGTCTCAGTCAACGAAGGACTCAAAGCCGCCGGCTATACCGTGCTGCCCGAACTGGAGGCAACCTACACCGCGTTTAATGCGGAAATCATAAAGAAAAACCTGGTACCGCCCTATTTCAACAATCCCAAAATGCTGGCGGACAACGGCATCACGGACGGCAAAGCACCGGCTCATTTCAAAAAAAGGCTGATCCCTTTCAGCGACGAGATGCCCATCAACAAAAAAACCATTGAAAGCACCGTGGCCCGCGCGGATGTGGCGGTGATCACGCTGGGCCGCAGCGCCGGCGAAAACTATGAGAACGGCTATCTGCCCTTTTCCAGCCTCGAACAGGAACTGGTGCGAGGCGTGTGCGAAAGCTACCACAACGTGGGCAAAAAAGTAATAGTGGTGCTCAATGTAGGCGGCGTGTGCGAGACCAGCAGCTGGAGCCATCATCCGGACGCGATTCTATTGGCCTGGCAACCCGGACAAGAAGGCGGCCATGCCGTGGCCGACATCCTCAAAGGCACGGTCAATCCCTCCGGAAAACTGCCGGACACGTTTCCGCTTAAATATGAAGATGTGCCCTCCGCCGCGTCCTTTCCCGGTGAGCCGGCGGATAATCCGGTCAATTCGTTCTATGAAGAGGGCATCTATGTCGGCTATCGCTATTACGACACCTTTACAAAGCCGACCGCCTATGAATTCGGTTACGGCCTCTCCTACACCACCTTTACGTATTCGGACCTGAAGCTGAGCAGCGCGGAT
The sequence above is drawn from the bacterium genome and encodes:
- a CDS encoding mechanosensitive ion channel family protein is translated as MEKYLNWTSELTMTALRSGIRIFIIILITVFILRLIRTLSRKLAGLVENKELDIEASKRAETLGLVIRHTLNVLLVAVASITVMSELGIEIGPVLAAAGIVGLAVGFGAQSLIKDIINGFFILAQDQIRVGDVVQVAGKNGTVEKVSLKMTVLRDVSGNVHFIPNGVIDTVTNMTKDYSRYLFEVGITYSQDVDRALEVMKEVDASLREDPEYGREIIEPLEILGLDRFAESSVIIRARTTTRPGKQWGVAREFNRR
- a CDS encoding beta-glucosidase, whose protein sequence is MKKFLLQGMFFLITFWLLSGCMKKTELRLGQAPIKDLLAAMTPEEKIGLTVGEGKFLPAVDMKTIEQGTGIIIANQNANMVIPRLGIWSLALTDGPSGVNRDPRPAGAKEPSYTTSFPTSTCLAATWNLALAEKVGQAIGNEVLEYDYDVILMPALNLHRNPKCGRNFEYYSEDPLLSGKMAAFMVKGVQSNGVGATLKHFLANNQESNRRNYNAVISQRALREIYLRGFEIAVKEGKPNYIMTSYNRLNGFYTAENPELLQDLVRREWGFQGVFMTDFDGYGSALAKVRAGNNMLMGGNMDEVNELKAALKARTLDESTLDKNLTYNLQMKLQSPRAKGCKPSFKPDLAAHAQVAREAAAEGMVLLKNQDNTLPMDKAKTVAVFGKISYYLIEAGTGSGGVRGNAYAVSVNEGLKAAGYTVLPELEATYTAFNAEIIKKNLVPPYFNNPKMLADNGITDGKAPAHFKKRLIPFSDEMPINKKTIESTVARADVAVITLGRSAGENYENGYLPFSSLEQELVRGVCESYHNVGKKVIVVLNVGGVCETSSWSHHPDAILLAWQPGQEGGHAVADILKGTVNPSGKLPDTFPLKYEDVPSAASFPGEPADNPVNSFYEEGIYVGYRYYDTFTKPTAYEFGYGLSYTTFTYSDLKLSSADFTKTMQVTLTVRNSGKTAGKEVVQLYLAAPQQEMEKPVQELKGFAKTRLLQPGESQQITFTLDPRALASFHSGISAWVAEAGSYEARIGASCKDIRLRASFNLAKPIMVEKVNDILYPNFYLKELCRNSGKP